One segment of Thermococcus sp. AM4 DNA contains the following:
- a CDS encoding IGHMBP2 family helicase, producing MSENEKLSKFIAKLKVLIEMERKAEIEAMRAEMKRLSGREREKVGRAVLGLNGKVIGEELGYFLVKYGREREIKTEISVGDLVVISKRDPLKSDLVGTVVEKGKRFITVALETVPEWALKNVRIDLYANDITFKRWLENLENLRESGRKALEFYLGLRKHEEGEEVEFTPFDKSLNASQRRAIAKALGSPDFFLIHGPFGTGKTRTLVELIRQEVARGHRVLATAESNVAVDNLVERLVDSGLKVVRVGHPSRVSKKLHETTLAYLMTQHELYGELRELRVIGENLKEKRDTFTKPAPKYRRGLTDRQILRLAEKGIGTRGVSARLIREMAQWLKINEQVQKTFDDARKLEERIAREIIREADVVLTTNSSAGLEVVDYGSYDVAVIDEATQATIPSVLIPINRARRFVLAGDHRQLPPTILSEKAKELSKTLFEGLIERYPGKSEMLTVQYRMNERLMEFPSREFYDGRIEADESVRGITLADLGVKSPEEGDAWAKVLKPENVLVFIDTAGREDRFERQRYGSESRENPLEARLVKEAVEGLLSLGVKPEWIGVISPYDDQRDLISSLLPEEIEVKTVDGYQGREKEVIVLSFVRSNRKGELGFLKDLRRLNVSLTRAKRKLILIGDSSTLSSHPTYKRLVEFVRERETYVPLNSNGE from the coding sequence ATGAGCGAAAACGAGAAGCTCTCAAAGTTCATCGCCAAGCTAAAGGTTCTCATCGAGATGGAGAGAAAAGCTGAGATAGAGGCCATGAGAGCAGAGATGAAACGCCTTTCCGGCCGCGAGAGGGAGAAGGTCGGAAGGGCCGTTCTCGGCCTCAACGGAAAGGTAATCGGCGAGGAGCTCGGCTATTTCCTCGTCAAATACGGGCGCGAGCGGGAAATCAAGACGGAGATAAGCGTCGGCGATTTGGTCGTGATTAGCAAGAGAGACCCGTTGAAGAGCGATTTGGTTGGAACCGTCGTCGAGAAAGGGAAGCGGTTCATAACAGTGGCTTTGGAGACCGTCCCGGAGTGGGCGCTGAAGAACGTTAGGATAGACCTCTACGCCAACGACATAACCTTCAAGCGCTGGCTCGAGAACCTTGAAAACCTCCGGGAAAGCGGGAGGAAGGCTCTGGAGTTCTACCTCGGCCTGAGGAAGCATGAGGAAGGCGAAGAGGTTGAGTTCACGCCCTTTGATAAGAGTTTAAACGCGAGCCAGAGGAGGGCGATAGCGAAGGCCCTTGGAAGCCCGGACTTCTTCCTGATTCACGGGCCGTTCGGGACTGGAAAGACGAGGACACTCGTCGAGCTGATACGGCAGGAGGTGGCGAGGGGGCACAGGGTTCTGGCCACTGCAGAGAGCAACGTGGCCGTTGACAACCTCGTCGAGAGGCTGGTTGATTCCGGTCTGAAGGTCGTCCGCGTCGGACACCCGAGCAGGGTCTCCAAAAAGCTCCACGAGACGACTTTGGCCTACCTTATGACCCAGCACGAGCTCTACGGCGAGCTGAGGGAGCTTCGCGTAATCGGGGAGAACCTGAAGGAAAAGCGCGACACCTTCACCAAACCGGCTCCGAAGTACAGGCGCGGGCTGACCGACAGGCAGATTCTCCGCTTAGCTGAGAAGGGAATAGGAACGAGGGGCGTTTCAGCACGGTTAATCCGCGAGATGGCCCAGTGGCTCAAAATCAACGAGCAGGTGCAGAAGACCTTCGACGATGCGAGGAAGCTGGAAGAGAGAATAGCAAGGGAAATAATACGGGAAGCCGACGTCGTTCTGACGACGAACTCCTCGGCCGGGCTGGAAGTAGTTGACTACGGCTCATACGACGTCGCGGTGATAGACGAGGCGACGCAGGCGACTATACCGAGCGTGCTAATTCCAATCAACCGCGCGAGGCGCTTCGTTTTGGCAGGAGACCACAGGCAGCTGCCCCCGACGATACTCAGCGAGAAGGCGAAGGAGCTGAGCAAGACGCTCTTCGAGGGTCTAATCGAGCGCTATCCCGGGAAGAGCGAGATGCTTACAGTTCAGTACAGGATGAACGAACGCCTAATGGAGTTTCCCAGCAGGGAATTCTACGACGGCAGAATCGAGGCGGACGAGAGCGTCAGGGGAATAACGCTGGCCGATTTGGGGGTAAAATCGCCGGAAGAGGGAGATGCGTGGGCCAAAGTGCTTAAACCGGAGAACGTGCTCGTCTTCATAGACACGGCCGGAAGAGAAGACCGCTTCGAGAGACAGCGCTATGGAAGCGAGAGCCGTGAGAACCCGCTCGAGGCGAGGCTCGTGAAGGAAGCCGTTGAGGGTCTCTTAAGCCTCGGGGTTAAGCCCGAGTGGATTGGAGTTATAAGTCCCTACGACGACCAGCGCGATTTGATAAGCTCGCTTTTGCCTGAAGAAATAGAGGTCAAGACAGTGGACGGCTATCAGGGCAGGGAGAAGGAGGTTATAGTTCTTTCGTTCGTCCGCTCGAACAGGAAAGGTGAGCTGGGCTTTTTGAAGGATTTGAGGCGCTTAAACGTCTCGCTGACGAGGGCGAAGAGGAAGCTGATTCTGATAGGCGACTCCTCGACGCTGAGCTCGCATCCCACTTACAAGAGGCTGGTAGAGTTCGTGAGGGAGAGGGAAACCTACGTTCCTTTGAATTCCAACGGAGAGTAG
- a CDS encoding Fur-regulated basic protein FbpA has product MAFGFEEILEEILKEGLFWAAWGRPSEVMPFLRGKLLGNGFSESSKRQLEWLLDELERFYERVACCGRVEEKHVRAIKSFHRDIVSVIETDGA; this is encoded by the coding sequence TTGGCGTTTGGTTTCGAGGAGATACTGGAGGAAATCCTGAAGGAAGGTCTCTTCTGGGCCGCCTGGGGACGGCCCTCGGAGGTCATGCCGTTTCTGAGGGGAAAGCTTTTGGGCAATGGGTTCAGTGAAAGCTCCAAGAGACAGCTCGAGTGGCTTCTCGACGAACTTGAGAGGTTCTACGAGCGCGTCGCCTGCTGTGGCAGGGTCGAAGAAAAGCACGTCAGGGCAATCAAGTCCTTCCACCGGGACATCGTCTCGGTGATAGAGACGGACGGGGCTTAG
- a CDS encoding L-aspartate oxidase codes for MKIGIVGDGIAGLTSAIALAKRGFEVTLIGPGIKRSNSYLAQAGIAFPVLEGDSIGAHVLDTIKAGKYLNDREVVWNVISKGSEAYDFLLSLGLKFEASETEGGHSFHRVFTIKNETGKHVTKLLHLRARELGVHFVRGKVEELAIKRGKAYGVFVNGEFLRFDATVIASGGFSGLFRFTAGSPENTGLLIGDAIMKGVSARDLEFVQFHPTGYIGKNGVFLISEAVRGAGAKLVTDEGERFVNELATRDIVARAIYRQMQNGKRVFLDATGIVNFKKRFPQIYAFLRKDGIDPSKDLIPVSPIAHYTIGGISVDLWYRTPVKNLYAIGEASCNGFHGANRLASNSLLECLVAGLEVARTIARERPRCREVKEPAYHGHEPGDVDALRELLWNHAGIVRSAKALREGLRKLEEVEADPRLKLLARGVLECALAREESRGSHYREDFPVMRKTFERPSFFDGKCRL; via the coding sequence ATGAAAATTGGAATCGTCGGCGATGGAATAGCTGGCTTAACCTCGGCCATAGCGCTCGCCAAGAGGGGTTTTGAAGTTACGCTCATCGGCCCCGGAATAAAGCGAAGCAACTCCTACCTCGCTCAGGCCGGGATAGCCTTTCCGGTTCTCGAAGGCGACTCGATTGGGGCTCACGTTCTCGACACAATCAAAGCGGGAAAGTATCTCAACGACCGCGAGGTCGTTTGGAACGTGATCTCGAAGGGGAGCGAGGCCTACGACTTCCTGCTCTCCCTCGGCCTGAAGTTCGAGGCGAGCGAGACTGAAGGTGGTCACTCGTTCCACAGGGTCTTCACGATTAAAAACGAGACCGGCAAGCACGTCACGAAGCTCCTCCACCTCCGCGCCAGGGAGCTTGGCGTTCACTTCGTCAGAGGAAAAGTTGAGGAGCTCGCGATAAAGAGGGGGAAGGCCTACGGCGTCTTTGTTAATGGCGAGTTCCTCCGCTTCGATGCGACGGTTATCGCGTCCGGAGGATTCTCGGGACTCTTCAGGTTCACTGCCGGCTCTCCAGAGAACACTGGCCTTCTCATCGGCGACGCGATAATGAAAGGCGTTTCCGCTCGCGATTTGGAGTTCGTCCAGTTTCATCCGACAGGTTACATCGGAAAGAACGGCGTCTTCCTGATAAGCGAGGCCGTTAGAGGTGCGGGAGCAAAGCTCGTAACGGACGAGGGAGAGCGCTTCGTGAACGAATTGGCAACGAGGGACATCGTGGCGAGGGCAATCTACCGCCAGATGCAGAATGGAAAGAGAGTTTTCCTCGACGCGACCGGAATAGTGAACTTCAAGAAACGCTTCCCTCAGATATACGCCTTCCTGCGGAAGGACGGGATAGACCCATCGAAGGATCTAATCCCGGTCTCGCCGATAGCCCACTACACGATTGGCGGAATTTCGGTTGACCTCTGGTACAGAACGCCCGTAAAGAACCTCTACGCGATAGGCGAAGCTTCCTGCAACGGCTTCCACGGGGCGAACAGGTTAGCGAGCAACTCCCTCCTTGAGTGCCTCGTTGCAGGCCTTGAAGTTGCAAGGACGATAGCAAGGGAAAGACCGAGGTGCAGAGAGGTTAAGGAACCGGCCTACCACGGCCACGAGCCCGGGGACGTGGACGCGCTGAGGGAACTGCTCTGGAATCACGCCGGAATCGTCAGGAGCGCGAAAGCCCTCAGGGAGGGCCTCAGGAAGCTTGAGGAAGTCGAGGCCGACCCGAGGCTGAAACTGCTTGCAAGGGGCGTTCTCGAGTGCGCTTTAGCGAGGGAAGAGAGCAGGGGAAGCCACTACCGCGAGGACTTTCCGGTCATGAGAAAGACCTTCGAGAGACCGAGCTTCTTCGATGGGAAGTGCAGGCTCTGA
- a CDS encoding antitoxin family protein has product MPKVIEAVYENGVIKPLKPLSLPSKRIVIYIEEKKFSELIEELELEARENVDETLDSVRDRDEGDS; this is encoded by the coding sequence ATGCCCAAGGTGATTGAGGCCGTTTATGAGAACGGTGTTATAAAGCCCCTAAAACCCCTCTCACTTCCATCGAAGCGAATAGTGATTTACATCGAAGAGAAAAAGTTCTCTGAGCTTATTGAGGAGCTGGAGCTTGAGGCGAGGGAGAACGTTGATGAAACCCTTGATTCTGTGAGGGATAGAGATGAGGGTGATTCTTGA
- a CDS encoding type II toxin-antitoxin system VapC family toxin, producing MRVILDTSVLAKALLLPRKGLPEDIYQRELETHRKARLVVKLCDNHEVSLPRAGLVEIARVLRRNGHRDVIPQVVESLSISYSIIGEDEIFEEALDVASLTGASGFDTYFIALAKLMGGLLITDDVKMARHAESVGVTPLLLRETTEEHLRDVLSPP from the coding sequence ATGAGGGTGATTCTTGACACCAGTGTCTTGGCAAAGGCCCTGTTACTCCCTCGGAAAGGTCTGCCTGAGGATATTTATCAAAGAGAACTGGAAACACACAGAAAGGCAAGACTCGTTGTTAAATTGTGCGATAATCACGAGGTCTCTCTTCCAAGAGCCGGGCTTGTGGAAATTGCCCGCGTGCTCAGGAGAAACGGCCACAGAGACGTCATTCCTCAAGTTGTTGAATCCCTTTCGATTTCTTACTCAATAATTGGAGAAGACGAGATTTTTGAGGAAGCCCTTGATGTTGCGTCCCTTACTGGAGCTTCTGGATTTGATACATACTTCATTGCACTGGCAAAGCTAATGGGTGGCCTTCTGATAACCGACGACGTTAAGATGGCAAGACACGCGGAAAGCGTTGGAGTCACCCCACTGCTCCTGAGGGAGACCACAGAAGAACATCTCAGGGATGTCCTGAGTCCCCCATAA
- the nadA gene encoding quinolinate synthase NadA: MDKERLIAEIEKLKEERNAIIMAHNYQLPEVQDIADFLGDSLELARKAINVDADVIVFAGVDFMAETAKILNPEKTVLLPERRATCAMANMLKVEHILEAKRQYPNAPVVLYVNSSAEAKAHADVTVTSANAVKIIEKLDSDVVIFGPDKNLASYVARMTGKKVIPVPPNGHCYVHRKFTVEDVERARKLHPKAKLMVHPECEPEVQERADIIVSTGGMIRRAKEWSEWVVFTEREMVYRLSKLYPDIKFYPAREDAVCVGMKAITLRSIYESLRDMKYRVEVPAEIAEKAKKAIEKMLEMS; encoded by the coding sequence ATGGACAAGGAGAGGCTGATTGCCGAGATTGAGAAGCTCAAGGAGGAGCGCAACGCGATAATCATGGCCCACAACTACCAGCTCCCCGAAGTTCAGGATATAGCCGATTTCCTTGGGGACAGCCTCGAACTCGCGAGGAAGGCCATAAACGTTGATGCCGACGTCATAGTCTTCGCGGGCGTCGATTTCATGGCCGAGACCGCTAAAATCCTCAACCCTGAAAAGACTGTCCTCCTGCCCGAGAGAAGGGCAACCTGCGCGATGGCCAACATGCTTAAAGTTGAGCACATACTTGAAGCTAAGAGGCAGTATCCCAACGCGCCGGTCGTTCTCTACGTGAACAGCTCGGCCGAGGCCAAGGCCCACGCCGACGTAACCGTTACCTCGGCCAACGCCGTCAAAATCATCGAAAAGCTCGATTCCGACGTTGTAATCTTCGGTCCCGACAAGAACCTGGCGAGTTACGTCGCGAGAATGACGGGCAAGAAGGTAATCCCAGTCCCGCCCAACGGCCACTGCTACGTCCACAGGAAGTTCACAGTTGAAGACGTCGAACGCGCAAGGAAGCTTCATCCGAAGGCAAAGCTCATGGTTCACCCCGAATGCGAGCCAGAAGTGCAGGAGAGGGCCGACATAATAGTCTCCACCGGCGGAATGATACGGAGGGCTAAAGAGTGGAGCGAGTGGGTCGTCTTCACCGAGAGGGAGATGGTCTACCGGCTGAGCAAGCTGTATCCAGACATAAAGTTCTATCCAGCGAGGGAGGACGCGGTCTGCGTTGGAATGAAGGCGATAACGCTCAGAAGCATATACGAGTCTCTCAGGGATATGAAATACCGGGTGGAGGTTCCAGCTGAGATAGCCGAGAAAGCTAAGAAGGCCATCGAGAAAATGCTTGAGATGAGCTGA
- a CDS encoding HdeD family acid-resistance protein, with product MAQYGMMEKNWVWMLLLGVVFMTLGFAGLMMLPLMTLGSVAVFGAFMLVGGVLQVLHGLMKAKDWKSAGLHTLMGLVYILAGLFTLENPVLASATLTLLLGISLIVIGAIRIGVAFQNKDVNQWLAMVLSGLLTVLLGLLIVLQWPWSSLWAIGLYVSVDLIMSGANFVAIALAAKASGEEASS from the coding sequence ATGGCTCAGTACGGGATGATGGAGAAGAACTGGGTGTGGATGCTCCTGCTTGGCGTTGTGTTCATGACCTTAGGCTTCGCCGGGCTCATGATGCTCCCGCTGATGACGCTGGGCAGCGTGGCGGTGTTCGGAGCCTTTATGCTCGTGGGTGGTGTACTCCAGGTGCTCCACGGACTGATGAAGGCCAAGGACTGGAAGAGCGCGGGTCTTCACACGCTCATGGGTCTGGTGTACATTCTGGCGGGTCTCTTTACCCTTGAGAACCCGGTTCTCGCGAGCGCTACGCTGACTCTGCTCCTCGGGATCTCGCTCATCGTCATTGGAGCGATCAGGATAGGCGTTGCCTTCCAGAACAAGGACGTGAACCAGTGGCTCGCGATGGTTCTCTCAGGCCTCCTAACGGTTCTGCTGGGTCTCCTCATAGTGCTCCAGTGGCCCTGGTCCAGCCTGTGGGCGATTGGTCTCTACGTCTCGGTGGACCTGATAATGAGCGGGGCAAACTTCGTGGCGATAGCGCTCGCGGCCAAGGCCTCGGGGGAGGAGGCTTCCTCCTGA
- a CDS encoding NDP-sugar synthase: MIKKAVIPIGGEATRLRPLTIETSKGLVRLLNKPILEHSILNLARDGVEEVYLGVKGYVNYTTLFDYFREGYWLKKKYGLDKEVRIRYMPRYESTTNGDAVWYTMRYYGIKEPVVVIQGDNIYQLNIAEMYEWHRKKGAFMTIALQPVDDVTGFGVAKIDDDYRIEYFVEKPRPEEAPSNLANTGIYILSEDFWSFLEDEWAAEMRERRRLDFGGDIIPALIEHGYDVYGYPMRGYWFDIGTPERYLKAAMYLLHHFSPEDMEAVEITRDVYMQGKSEMSESLRRRIRDMIKRGEILVEGKVLLGRHISIGKGTALEDAIIDNYSMVGESCEILHSVVMDRVKLGNNVRIMNSIIGRHVEIGDNVRIVNSVIGDNAIISDNVRMYNVKIWPHEFVEKGATLEHYTVRHTAPKR; the protein is encoded by the coding sequence ATGATCAAGAAAGCGGTTATACCGATAGGGGGTGAAGCGACGAGGCTCAGGCCCCTCACCATTGAGACCTCCAAGGGGCTCGTAAGGCTCTTAAACAAGCCAATTCTCGAACACTCCATACTGAACCTCGCGAGGGACGGCGTTGAAGAGGTTTACCTCGGTGTCAAGGGCTACGTCAACTACACGACCCTCTTCGATTACTTCCGCGAGGGCTACTGGCTGAAGAAGAAGTACGGGCTCGATAAGGAGGTTAGAATAAGGTACATGCCCCGCTACGAGAGCACCACGAACGGAGACGCCGTATGGTACACCATGCGCTACTACGGTATTAAGGAGCCCGTGGTCGTCATTCAGGGCGACAACATCTACCAGCTCAACATAGCCGAGATGTACGAGTGGCACAGGAAGAAAGGAGCCTTCATGACGATAGCGCTCCAGCCGGTGGACGACGTGACGGGCTTTGGAGTGGCGAAGATAGACGACGATTACAGGATAGAGTACTTCGTCGAGAAGCCGAGGCCGGAGGAGGCCCCGAGCAACCTCGCCAACACGGGCATATACATACTCTCAGAGGACTTCTGGAGCTTTCTCGAAGATGAGTGGGCGGCGGAGATGCGCGAGCGAAGAAGGCTGGACTTCGGAGGCGACATAATCCCCGCGCTCATAGAGCACGGCTACGACGTCTACGGCTACCCCATGAGGGGATACTGGTTCGACATAGGAACGCCCGAGAGGTACCTGAAGGCCGCGATGTACCTGCTCCACCACTTCTCCCCAGAGGACATGGAGGCCGTTGAAATAACGCGGGACGTGTACATGCAGGGCAAGTCGGAGATGTCCGAGAGTTTGAGGCGCAGGATAAGGGACATGATAAAGCGCGGTGAAATACTCGTTGAGGGCAAGGTCCTGCTCGGCAGGCACATCTCGATAGGAAAGGGAACGGCCCTGGAGGACGCCATAATCGACAACTACTCCATGGTCGGAGAGAGCTGCGAGATCCTCCACTCGGTCGTCATGGACAGGGTAAAGCTCGGGAACAACGTGCGGATAATGAACTCGATAATAGGGCGGCACGTGGAGATAGGTGACAACGTGAGGATAGTGAACTCGGTCATAGGAGACAACGCGATAATAAGCGACAACGTGAGGATGTACAACGTCAAGATATGGCCCCACGAGTTCGTCGAGAAGGGCGCGACGCTTGAGCACTACACCGTGAGGCACACGGCTCCAAAAAGATGA
- the nadC gene encoding carboxylating nicotinate-nucleotide diphosphorylase — protein sequence MVKLDYLLRFLEEDSPFGDVTSEAVIPEGTKAKAVIIAKGDGVIAGVEEAKALFEHFGVNVLVRKRDGEKVERGDVILELEGDARAILLVERTALNVMGRMSGIATEVRNLVERVKAVNPKVRVAGTRKSLLKPIDKKAILLGGGEPHRFSLSDAILIKDNHLALVPLEEAIRRAKAFSVYKVVEVEVESLEDALRAAKAGADVIMLDNMSPKEIAGTVEALKREGLRDRVKIEVSGGITPENIEEYAKLDIDVISLGYLTHSVKNFDVSLEVIRKI from the coding sequence ATGGTAAAGCTTGACTACTTGCTGAGGTTCCTTGAGGAAGATTCCCCCTTCGGCGACGTGACGAGCGAGGCGGTGATTCCTGAGGGAACTAAAGCTAAGGCGGTAATCATAGCCAAGGGGGACGGAGTTATAGCGGGGGTTGAGGAGGCAAAGGCCCTCTTCGAGCACTTTGGCGTCAATGTTTTGGTCAGAAAACGCGACGGCGAGAAAGTGGAAAGGGGAGACGTAATCCTCGAGCTTGAGGGGGATGCGAGGGCCATTCTGCTCGTCGAGAGGACCGCTCTTAACGTCATGGGCAGGATGAGTGGTATCGCGACCGAGGTTAGAAACCTCGTCGAGAGAGTCAAAGCGGTAAACCCGAAGGTCCGTGTAGCTGGCACGAGGAAGAGCCTTCTAAAGCCGATAGACAAAAAGGCCATCCTCCTCGGCGGTGGAGAACCACACCGCTTCTCGCTGAGCGACGCGATACTCATCAAGGACAACCACCTGGCTTTGGTTCCGCTGGAAGAAGCAATAAGGCGCGCTAAAGCCTTCAGCGTTTACAAGGTCGTCGAGGTCGAGGTGGAGAGCCTTGAGGACGCCCTCAGGGCGGCAAAAGCCGGGGCAGACGTGATAATGCTCGACAACATGAGTCCGAAAGAGATAGCGGGGACGGTTGAGGCTTTAAAGCGCGAGGGCCTGCGAGATAGGGTGAAGATCGAGGTCTCCGGCGGGATAACACCAGAGAACATTGAGGAGTACGCAAAGCTCGACATAGACGTCATAAGCCTCGGCTACCTCACCCACTCGGTTAAGAACTTTGACGTGAGCCTTGAAGTTATTAGGAAGATTTGA